In the genome of Montipora foliosa isolate CH-2021 chromosome 3, ASM3666993v2, whole genome shotgun sequence, one region contains:
- the LOC137995592 gene encoding flavin-dependent L-tryptophan oxidase VioA-like, whose protein sequence is MKKMLIILIFTFIGLTSSKDCRDKKSKAFCEAYKNDCSNHVVKRFCQKTCGLCDGGGGSGGGCTGPKKCDVAIVGGGLSGLYMAESLLRHGKETQVCVFERDERLGGRIHDHVFLQVPNVTVGLGAWRIDMAHHNMREILLRLNIPSTDWDFYSNPKTETRGIVSRDEQEIKRLSFPTLTRGMFKNMSHTEMLDYLLKPEHLESITKFATFETFQHHFLTPEGSRFYFDIFGYDGDLKGSPEGVVEYYRQLTALTGKEIRPLKGMSAIIEALALSARTLGAKILAGHDFRILSIDKKARHFLLKTSKYEIKASKLVVAAPPGSFEKVSGCVAQRIQRTREFQSILARPAFKGAAVYPSAWWEEKSYNKHRLYPMERFLSNSDCLGWTLPHSGSGLNGEAVLHISYNDGVCGEKWGEILKLPKTVVDQEIHRALEYKFQTKIPTPLSTVYQYWNEGAWYLQKPGSCVSMKEVEEWAKRPFRNEPIFVIGSAYHPYRGYSEGAIISADNALNEGWNIIQTRGQTRITTATTFSKANWRNIR, encoded by the exons ATGAAGAAAATGCTTATTATCCTGATTTTCACTTTCATAGGATTAACATCCTCAAAAG ACTGCCGAGACAAGAAAAGCAAAGCGTTCTGTGAGGCTTATAAAAATGATTGCTCGAACCACGTCGTGAAACGATTTTGTCAAAAGACTTGCGGACTGTGCG ATGGTGGTGGGGGGAGTGGTGGAGGGTGCACTGGGCCAAAGAAATGCGATGTAGCGATCGTGGGGGGCGGCCTTAGCGGATTGTACATGGCTGAATCACTCCTAAGACATGGCAAAGAAACTCAAGTGTGCGTGTTCGAAAGAGATGAGCGCCTTGGTGGAAGGATTCATGATCATGTCTTCCTTCAAGTTCCTAATGTTACAGTAG GTCTTGGAGCCTGGAGAATTGACATGGCGCACCATAACATGCG AGAAATtcttttgagattaaatattcCTTCGACAGACTGGGATTTTTACTCGAATCCAAAAACAGAAACCAGGGGAATCGTTTCCAGGGACGAGCAAGAAATCAAACGGCTGTCTTTTCCGACCTTGACACGGGGAATGTTTAAGAACATGTCGCACACTGAAATGCTGGATTATCTCCTCAAGCCTGAGCATCTCGAAAGCATTACAAAGTTCGCAACCTTTGAAACGTTCCAACATCATTTTCTGACGCCAGAAGGCTCGCGCTTTTATTTCGATATCTTTGGATATGACGGCGACCTCAAGGGAAGCCCAGAGGGTGTTGTGGAATACTACAGACAACTGACTGCATTAACAGGAAAAGAGATTCGCCCATTAAAAGGCATGTCTGCCATCATTGAAGCTCTAGCGTTATCAGCCAGAACCCTAGGGGCGAAAATATTGGCTGGACATGATTTCAGGATTCTTTCAATTGACAAGAAAGCACgtcattttcttttgaaaacctCAAAGTATGAAATCAAAGCGTCAAAATTAGTCGTTGCCGCTCCACCTGGCTCCTTCGAGAAGGTTAGTGGCTGCGTTGCCCAACGGATTCAGCGTACGAGAGAGTTCCAGTCCATTTTAGCCCGGCCGGCATTTAAGGGAGCTGCAGTGTACCCCAGCGCGTGGTGGGAGGAGAAATCGTATAACAAGCACCGGCTATACCCTATGGAGAGATTCTTATCCAACAGTGACTGTCTGGGGTGGACACTTCCACATAG TGGAAGTGGCCTAAATGGCGAAGCAGTGCTGCACATTTCATACAACGATGGGGTATGTGGTGAAAAATGGGGCGAAATTCTCAAGTTACCGAAGACAGTTGTGGATCAAGAAATCCACCGGGCTTTGGAATACAAGTTTCAAACGAAAATTCCAACACCTCTGAGTACAGTGTATCAGTATTGGAACGAAGGAGCCTG GTACCTTCAGAAACCTGGCAGCTGTGTATCAATGAAAGAAGTCGAAGAGTGGGCAAAGAGACCATTTCGAAATGAACCCATCTTCGTGATTGGCAGCGCCTATCATCCCTACCGGGGATACTCAGAAGGCGCGATTATTTCAGCAGACAATGCTTTGAACGAGGGTTGGAATATCATACAAACACGTGGTCAGACACGCATAACCACCGCCACCACTTTTTCTAAAGCGAACTGGAGGAACATAAGATAA